In bacterium, one DNA window encodes the following:
- a CDS encoding cupin domain-containing protein has product MIHKRYVLFMGFLFIVSSLVFAQNPESYSQLDPKPYDPKVDANIDLYMGNWKESMPFRTHGSLIERDVLTRGDPMKPTRRGAVLKYVNRFTHATLDSRASTTPVTLTGEQEIFYIISGNGTVTAGKKTAELYSGVAVLMPANLEFTMKNTGDAPLTMYLVAEPCPEGFRPNKDMLVVDENTLPVSSSNAHWVGIVQQHFTAKDGLGTLESVLTCSFDPMTFFQPHSHDATTEEVWVTIDDDIHVLLGKQIRLQPPGTAYMIPPDGKTPHANFNVSDRIVKMFYFARYRDHEVRK; this is encoded by the coding sequence ATGATACATAAGCGATATGTACTGTTCATGGGATTTCTGTTTATTGTCTCCTCTCTGGTTTTTGCTCAGAATCCTGAATCATACAGCCAGCTCGACCCGAAACCGTACGACCCGAAGGTCGATGCCAATATCGACCTCTACATGGGCAACTGGAAGGAGTCGATGCCCTTTCGAACGCACGGCTCCCTTATCGAACGTGATGTCCTCACCAGGGGCGACCCGATGAAGCCAACAAGGAGAGGGGCTGTCCTCAAGTACGTGAACCGCTTCACTCACGCGACGCTCGATAGCCGTGCTTCGACAACCCCGGTAACGCTCACCGGCGAACAGGAGATTTTCTACATCATCTCCGGTAACGGGACTGTCACTGCGGGTAAGAAAACCGCGGAGCTTTACAGCGGTGTTGCCGTGCTCATGCCTGCGAATCTCGAATTCACCATGAAGAACACCGGCGATGCCCCACTGACCATGTATCTCGTCGCGGAGCCCTGTCCCGAGGGATTCCGTCCGAACAAAGACATGCTCGTCGTGGATGAAAATACACTCCCGGTGTCATCGTCAAACGCCCACTGGGTCGGGATCGTCCAACAGCATTTCACCGCGAAGGACGGCCTCGGAACGCTCGAATCGGTGCTGACCTGCTCGTTCGATCCCATGACATTCTTTCAGCCGCACAGCCATGATGCCACAACAGAGGAAGTCTGGGTAACGATAGACGACGATATCCATGTCCTGCTCGGCAAACAGATTCGACTCCAGCCGCCGGGAACCGCATACATGATACCGCCCGATGGCAAAACACCGCATGCCAACTTCAATGTTTCAGACAGGATAGTGAAGATGTTCTATTTCGCCCGGTACCGTGATCATGAGGTGAGGAAGTAG
- a CDS encoding nucleotidyltransferase family protein — translation MTIQEILHSKSDEIRLIASRHGALNIRLFGSSVRGEAGTESDVDLLIDVGPHTSSWFPAGLIMELEQLLGRRVEIVTEKALNPDIRDSVLREAVPI, via the coding sequence ATGACAATACAGGAAATCCTACATTCAAAAAGTGATGAAATCCGGCTGATAGCTTCCAGACATGGAGCATTAAACATACGACTCTTTGGCTCCAGTGTCCGGGGGGAAGCAGGTACTGAAAGTGATGTCGACCTACTCATCGATGTCGGTCCGCATACATCTTCGTGGTTCCCTGCGGGTCTCATCATGGAGCTTGAACAACTCCTCGGTCGCAGAGTCGAAATTGTGACGGAGAAAGCACTTAATCCGGATATCCGTGACAGTGTGTTACGGGAGGCTGTACCGATATGA
- a CDS encoding DUF86 domain-containing protein, translating to MKDDTVYLKHIKECIHRVQENIAGGRDRFMASHTLQDAVLRNLQTMTEATQRLSEGLKATHPEIEWARIVAFRNVLVHNYLGVDMERIWDVVQRDIPVLKQAVLSMLEDIVE from the coding sequence ATGAAAGATGATACCGTCTATCTCAAGCACATCAAGGAGTGTATCCATCGTGTCCAGGAGAACATTGCCGGAGGCAGGGATAGATTTATGGCATCACATACACTTCAGGATGCGGTTTTACGGAATCTTCAAACGATGACAGAAGCAACACAACGTCTTTCAGAGGGACTGAAGGCAACTCATCCTGAAATTGAATGGGCTCGTATTGTGGCATTCAGGAATGTACTTGTTCATAACTATCTGGGTGTGGATATGGAGAGGATCTGGGACGTTGTGCAACGAGACATTCCTGTGTTGAAACAGGCTGTCTTGAGTATGTTGGAGGACATTGTTGAGTAA
- a CDS encoding cupin domain-containing protein — translation MIKRISVLCLVYLCLAAYPVKGQTVDYSQLDPKPYDPKTDPHIDMFISTWRESVPRQTYGQLIERDIFTPCQGDLIHPATRGAVLEYVRRFTYGTLDRHKSTTPATLKGEQVIFYIVSGQGTIKAGKKTADLHEGVGVLMPEGLEFSMTNTAEDPLAMYIIAEPVPDGFVPSPEMLVKDENTIPVGTTQSHWSHITRPLFYHQKELATLAGMSPVWFDPMTLGQAHSHGKGQEEIWFVLKGDVIVHLGKEIRRLSPGYAYKIPPDGKTPHSNINVSDDQIKLFWFMVNKTQ, via the coding sequence GTGATAAAGCGAATTTCCGTTCTTTGTCTTGTGTATCTTTGCCTGGCTGCGTATCCGGTCAAAGGACAGACGGTTGATTACAGCCAGCTCGACCCGAAACCGTACGATCCTAAAACAGACCCCCACATCGATATGTTCATATCGACATGGAGAGAGTCTGTTCCACGGCAAACGTACGGCCAGCTAATCGAGCGTGATATATTCACTCCTTGCCAGGGCGATCTGATTCACCCCGCAACAAGGGGAGCCGTTCTGGAATATGTCAGACGGTTTACGTACGGAACGCTCGACAGGCATAAATCCACAACGCCTGCAACGCTCAAGGGCGAGCAGGTGATATTTTACATCGTTTCGGGACAGGGAACAATCAAGGCCGGAAAGAAAACAGCCGATCTCCATGAGGGTGTCGGTGTTCTCATGCCGGAGGGGCTCGAATTCAGCATGACAAATACGGCTGAAGACCCGCTCGCGATGTATATCATTGCCGAACCGGTTCCCGATGGTTTCGTGCCGAGCCCGGAGATGCTGGTAAAAGACGAGAACACCATACCTGTCGGCACCACACAGTCTCACTGGAGCCATATCACCCGGCCATTATTTTACCACCAGAAAGAGCTTGCAACGCTTGCCGGTATGTCACCGGTATGGTTCGATCCCATGACACTCGGCCAAGCCCACAGTCATGGCAAAGGTCAGGAAGAGATCTGGTTCGTGTTAAAAGGCGATGTTATTGTCCATCTGGGCAAGGAAATACGGCGGCTGTCACCCGGTTATGCTTATAAAATTCCTCCCGACGGTAAAACACCGCACTCGAATATCAACGTATCCGATGATCAGATCAAGCTCTTCTGGTTCATGGTGAATAAAACGCAATGA